One stretch of Mus pahari chromosome 5, PAHARI_EIJ_v1.1, whole genome shotgun sequence DNA includes these proteins:
- the Acbd6 gene encoding acyl-CoA-binding domain-containing protein 6 isoform X2: protein MATPFLPAGATTGDSGGELSSGDDSGDMESFQTPEAEGTRSLAELFEKAAAHVQGLVQVASREQLLYLYARYKQVKVGNCNIPKPNFFDFEGKQKWEAWKALGDSSPSQAMQEYIAAVKKLDPGWNPQVPALLEFLT, encoded by the exons ATGGCCACACCGTTCCTACCCGCAGGGGCCACCACGGGCGACAGCGGTGGGGAACTGAGCTCCGGGGACGACTCCGGTGATATGGAATCCTTCCAGACCCCCGAGGCCGAGGGGACCCGGAGCTTGGCTGAGCTGTTTGAGAAGGCTGCCGCACACGTCCAAGGCCTGGTTCAGGTGGCCAGCCGGGAGCAGCTTCTGTACCTGTATGCCAGGTACAAGCAG GTTAAAGTTGGAAATTGCAATATTCCTAAACCAAACTTCTTTGATTTTGAAGGAAAGCAAAAATG GGAGGCATGGAAAGCCCTCGGTGACTCAAGCCCTAGCCAAGCAATGCAGGAATATATCGCGGCAGTTAAAAAACTAGATCCAGGATGGAATCCTCAG gttcctgccctgcttgagttcctgacctga